A genomic stretch from Aedes albopictus strain Foshan chromosome 2, AalbF5, whole genome shotgun sequence includes:
- the LOC109409299 gene encoding zinc carboxypeptidase A 1-like has product MDLLTKVGALVILLSLQLVFCEEVARYDNYKVYQVTAKTKQQMDTLHGIEMNSDAYIFLESGHKVGDKFTVIVPPHKLADFAETLKMEKICGRIINSNVQQTIDDERNRMQSKRLKGVFDWTEYHNLEEIHAWLDKLAAEYTQVEVIEGGRSYEKRSIKGVKVSYKSGNPGIFIEGGIHAREWISPATVTYILNELLTSEDASVRKIAESYDWYVFPSVNPDGYVYSHRRNRYWRKTRTPYPNGCFGADPNRNWDFFWGVAGTSRRCYADSYGGPGAFSEKETKSLSEYINTLSGKIQAYIAFHSYSQLLLFPYGHTSERTPNHDDLDEIANATVTSLAKRYGTQYRYGNIYDAIYPASGSSSEWAYGVQKVRLSYTYELRPMGGYNGFVLPPEQIIPTGEETLDSLVTMLEESEKRNYFKV; this is encoded by the coding sequence ATGGATCTCCTGACGAAAGTGGGTGCGTTGGTGATATTATTAAGTTTGCAGTTGGTTTTCTGTGAAGAAGTTGCTCGATATGACAATTATAAAGTATACCAAGTGACCGCGAAGACAAAGCAGCAGATGGATACATTGCATGGGATTGAAATGAACAGTGATGCCTACATATTCCTCGAAAGTGGACACAAAGTTGGCGATAAATTTACTGTGATAGTGCCGCCACATAAGCTGGCTGACTTTGCAGAGACTTTGAAGATGGAGAAAATTTGCGGAAGGATAATTAATTCTAATGTGCAACAAACCATCGATGACGAACGCAATCGAATGCAGTCGAAGCGACTGAAGGGAGTGTTTGACTGGACGGAGTACCAcaatttggaagaaatccatgctTGGTTGGATAAGCTTGCGGCGGAATACACGCAAGTCGAAGTGATTGAAGGAGGGCGATCTTACGAAAAACGATCGATTAAAGGAGTCAAAGTGTCGTATAAATCTGGTAATCCGGGAATTTTCATCGAAGGTGGTATCCATGCTCGCGAGTGGATCTCTCCTGCTACGGTCACCTACATTTTGAACGAACTGCTCACAAGTGAAGACGCCAGTGTGAGAAAAATTGCCGAAAGCTACGACTGGTACGTTTTCCCAAGCGTGAACCCCGATGGCTACGTCTACAGCCACCGAAGGAACCGTTACTGGCGAAAGACCAGAACTCCGTATCCGAATGGATGTTTTGGGGCCGATCCCAACCGGAATTGGGACTTCTTCTGGGGAGTAGCAGGAACCAGTCGTCGCTGTTATGCTGACTCGTACGGTGGGCCAGGGGCATTCTCCGAGAAGGAAACGAAATCTCTGTCCGAGTACATAAACACACTCAGCGGAAAGATCCAAGCCTACATCGCATTCCACTCATACTCCCAGTTGCTGCTTTTCCCCTACGGGCACACCAGTGAACGAACGCCGAATCACGACGACCTGGACGAGATTGCCAATGCGACCGTAACATCCTTGGCAAAGCGGTACGGGACACAGTACCGCTACGGGAACATCTACGACGCAATTTATCCGGCCAGTGGAAGCAGCAGCGAGTGGGCATATGGCGTTCAGAAGGTGCGATTGTCCTACACGTACGAGCTGCGTCCCATGGGTGGTTACAATGGATTCGTACTTCCACCggagcaaataataccaactggGGAGGAGACTCTGGATTCCCTggtgaccatgctcgaggagtcgGAGAAAcgaaattattttaaagtttga